One window of the Prionailurus viverrinus isolate Anna unplaced genomic scaffold, UM_Priviv_1.0 scaffold_50, whole genome shotgun sequence genome contains the following:
- the LOC125159536 gene encoding histone H2B type 2-E-like produces the protein MPEPAKSAPAAKKGSKKAVTKAQKKDGKKRKRSRKESYSIYVYKVLKQVHPDTGISSKAMGIMNSFVNDIFERIAGEASRLAHYNKRSTITSREIQTAVRLLLPGELAKHAVSEGTKAVTKYTSSK, from the coding sequence ATGCCCGAGCCGGCAAAGTCCGCCCCCGCGGCCAAGAAGGGCTCGAAGAAGGCGGTCACCAAAGCCCAGAAGAAGGACGGCAAGAAGCGCAAGCGCAGCCGCAAGGAGAGTTACTCCATCTACGTGTACAAGGTGCTCAAGCAGGTGCACCCCGACACCGGCATCTCGTCCAAGGCCATGGGCATCATGAACTCGTTCGTCAACGACATCTTCGAGCGCATCGCCGGCGAGGCCTCCCGCCTGGCGCATTACAACAAGCGCTCGACCATCACCTCCCGGGAGATCCAGACGGCCGTGCGCCTGCTGCTGCCCGGCGAGCTGGCCAAGCACGCCGTGTCCGAGGGCACCAAGGCCGTCACCAAGTACACCAGCTCCAAGTGA